A window from Moritella yayanosii encodes these proteins:
- a CDS encoding LysR family transcriptional regulator — MNLDNLAKIDLNLLVTLQILLEEESVTRAASRLHLSQSALSKSLNRLRDTLGDPLFLRTAHGLKPTAHALQLKTQLPTLLQGLYQISLPPSFTPATSHRQFSFAMLESAYETSLPYYIGPILSQAPQLNLEIYGWNEKSLLDLQQGQIDFGITARELHPTADFRLNNLPDGIAHQRLFTDNQVCLVRREHPVLATLNVDKSADENVEPWDLETYLAMSHVQVRCEGNDWWLLDYQLAESGQHRHICATLPDFYGAASVCAHSDLVLTLPSSFVPQAQKLYDVVQLPLPIDFSSLVYVLLWHERNNDEPGHKWVRETICESIEKARVML, encoded by the coding sequence GTGAATCTAGATAACCTCGCCAAAATAGATCTTAATTTATTGGTGACATTACAAATATTATTAGAAGAAGAAAGCGTTACCCGCGCTGCGAGTCGCTTGCATTTGAGTCAGTCGGCGTTAAGTAAAAGCCTTAATCGCTTGCGGGATACCTTGGGTGATCCGTTATTTTTACGTACCGCTCATGGCCTGAAACCGACGGCCCATGCGTTGCAATTAAAAACTCAACTACCAACCCTATTACAAGGTTTATATCAGATCAGTTTACCGCCGAGTTTTACCCCAGCAACCAGCCATCGGCAGTTTTCGTTTGCGATGTTAGAAAGCGCCTATGAAACCTCGTTACCTTATTATATCGGGCCGATCTTATCGCAAGCACCTCAGCTTAATTTAGAAATTTACGGTTGGAATGAGAAATCATTATTAGACTTACAACAAGGGCAAATTGATTTTGGTATTACCGCCAGAGAATTACATCCAACGGCGGATTTTCGTTTGAATAATTTACCTGATGGCATTGCCCATCAACGCTTATTTACTGATAACCAGGTGTGTCTAGTGCGTCGTGAGCATCCCGTGCTCGCGACGCTGAATGTGGATAAGAGTGCGGATGAGAATGTTGAACCTTGGGATCTAGAGACTTATTTAGCGATGTCACATGTGCAAGTCCGGTGTGAAGGTAATGACTGGTGGTTATTGGATTATCAATTAGCCGAATCAGGACAGCATCGCCATATCTGTGCGACGTTACCAGATTTTTATGGTGCCGCGAGTGTGTGTGCGCACAGTGATCTGGTATTGACCTTACCGTCGAGTTTTGTGCCTCAAGCGCAGAAATTATATGATGTGGTGCAGTTACCTCTGCCAATTGATTTTTCGTCATTGGTGTATGTGCTGTTATGGCATGAACGTAATAATGATGAACCCGGGCATAAGTGGGTAAGGGAAACTATCTGTGAAAGTATTGAGAAGGCGAGGGTGATGTTATAA
- the maiA gene encoding maleylacetoacetate isomerase, whose translation MKLYSYFRSTAAYRVRIVLNLKQINYTIVSVHLVRNGGEQHSVEYLNINPQGLVPSLDIAAPNFDVVGPESKPQIITQSGAIIEYLEEAFPQPALLPINLTQRAYVRTLTQIIACDMHPLNNLRVLHYIEESFDCDDTEKMTWYHHWLTSGFAAIEVHLISKGSSHYCYDDQLTIADAYLIPQVYNALRFKLDMTPYPAVNRIYQHCIQLPAFSDAAPELQPDVDK comes from the coding sequence ATGAAACTTTATAGTTATTTCCGTTCAACGGCAGCTTACCGCGTTAGGATCGTATTAAATTTAAAGCAGATCAATTATACCATAGTGTCGGTACATTTAGTACGTAATGGCGGAGAGCAACACTCGGTAGAATATCTGAATATTAATCCTCAAGGTCTGGTGCCAAGCCTTGATATCGCAGCACCGAACTTTGATGTGGTAGGTCCAGAGTCTAAACCACAAATAATCACGCAGTCAGGCGCGATTATTGAATATCTAGAAGAAGCGTTCCCACAACCAGCCTTATTGCCCATTAATTTAACCCAGCGCGCTTATGTACGTACATTAACGCAAATCATTGCCTGCGATATGCATCCACTGAATAACTTACGGGTATTACATTATATCGAAGAGTCTTTCGACTGCGATGATACCGAAAAAATGACCTGGTATCACCATTGGCTGACCAGCGGTTTTGCCGCCATTGAAGTACATCTCATCAGCAAAGGCAGTAGCCACTATTGTTACGACGACCAACTGACCATCGCAGATGCCTATTTGATCCCCCAAGTTTATAACGCGCTGCGGTTTAAGCTTGATATGACCCCCTATCCTGCAGTCAACCGTATCTATCAACACTGTATTCAATTGCCTGCATTTAGCGACGCGGCGCCAGAACTGCAACCTGATGTAGACAAATAG
- a CDS encoding fumarylacetoacetate hydrolase family protein codes for MKLATLRNGARDGSLYIVSKDLQTAVCVTSIAENLQWALEHWSAVEPQLQAHYTQLNNRALDDIIQFSHCPLESPLPRAYQWADGSAYVNHVELVRKARGAKMPDSFWSDPLMYQGGGDSFLGPKDNIPLLDPDWGLDFEAEVAVITSDVKLGVSTAAASQAILLITLVNDVSLRNLIPNELAKGFGFFHSKPSTAFSPVAVTPDELGNAWDGAKLHLPLYSYLNDALFGKPDAGTDMTFDFPRLIAHAAKTRTLTAGTIIGSGTVSNCDRTVGSSCIAEKRMLEKIATGEINTPFLQDGDKVKIEMLDNKGLSIFGAIEQRVVMQDETL; via the coding sequence ATGAAATTAGCGACATTACGAAATGGTGCTCGAGATGGCAGCTTATATATCGTGAGTAAAGACCTACAAACGGCAGTGTGTGTTACCTCTATAGCGGAAAACTTACAATGGGCACTAGAGCATTGGTCTGCCGTCGAACCCCAGTTACAAGCTCATTATACACAATTAAATAACCGGGCATTAGACGATATTATTCAATTTTCACATTGCCCACTGGAGTCGCCACTGCCCAGAGCATACCAATGGGCTGACGGCAGTGCTTACGTTAATCATGTCGAATTAGTGCGTAAAGCCAGAGGCGCTAAAATGCCCGACTCGTTTTGGTCAGATCCGTTAATGTACCAAGGCGGTGGGGACAGTTTTTTAGGCCCCAAAGACAATATCCCCCTGCTAGACCCAGATTGGGGGCTGGATTTTGAGGCTGAAGTAGCCGTGATCACCAGCGATGTAAAACTGGGCGTAAGTACTGCCGCTGCCAGTCAGGCTATTTTATTAATTACCTTAGTCAACGACGTATCATTACGTAATTTGATCCCCAATGAATTAGCCAAGGGTTTTGGCTTCTTTCACAGTAAACCCTCCACCGCCTTCTCTCCGGTTGCCGTTACCCCAGATGAACTCGGCAATGCCTGGGACGGCGCTAAATTGCATTTACCGCTATACAGTTATCTCAATGACGCCTTATTTGGCAAACCTGACGCAGGCACAGACATGACATTTGATTTCCCGCGCTTAATTGCGCACGCCGCCAAAACCCGCACCTTAACAGCGGGCACCATTATCGGTTCTGGCACAGTGTCTAATTGTGACCGCACGGTTGGCTCATCCTGTATCGCAGAAAAAAGAATGTTAGAAAAAATCGCCACAGGTGAAATTAACACACCCTTTCTGCAAGATGGTGACAAGGTAAAAATTGAAATGCTTGATAATAAAGGGCTATCCATTTTCGGCGCGATAGAACAAAGGGTGGTAATGCAAGATGAAACTTTATAG
- a CDS encoding homogentisate 1,2-dioxygenase: MIRRISFPLRKGTYSRQAHADLPEQGIFEREISREGFYGPATHLHHKHPPTSWSAWSGNHRPRAYNLLKLSYSQISPWDAPLLLHNANCQIRFWRCNEKMQTLVRNADGDDLLFIHQGHGELFCDYGHLSIKQGDYVLIPRSCLWRLEPVEPITLLMIEATNDYYGLPDKTIVGQHAIFDQAVLDTPEIDAAYLQQQDEQPWQVVLKRFNALSIIGYPFNPLDVVGWHGDVSVVRINWQDIRPLMSHRFHLPPSAHSTFVTSRFVVCTFVPRPMETDPGALKVPFYHNNDDFDEVIFYHQGEFFSRDNIEPGMLTFHPCGFTHGPHPKAYRAGCKSQRKATDEVAVMIDTRDGLDIGSLMQDVEWHGYVESWKE, from the coding sequence ATGATCCGTAGAATCAGCTTTCCACTACGCAAAGGCACCTATTCTCGGCAGGCGCATGCAGATCTGCCCGAACAAGGTATATTTGAGCGCGAAATCAGTCGGGAAGGTTTCTATGGACCCGCAACACACCTGCATCATAAACATCCACCGACAAGCTGGAGTGCATGGTCAGGTAATCACCGGCCAAGGGCATATAACCTATTAAAACTGTCCTACTCGCAAATATCGCCTTGGGATGCGCCACTGCTGTTACACAATGCCAATTGTCAGATCCGCTTCTGGCGATGTAACGAAAAAATGCAAACTTTGGTCAGAAATGCAGACGGGGATGATCTGTTATTTATCCATCAAGGCCACGGCGAATTGTTTTGTGATTACGGCCATTTGAGTATTAAACAAGGCGATTATGTATTAATTCCACGTTCTTGTTTATGGCGCTTAGAACCTGTCGAACCCATCACATTACTGATGATCGAAGCCACTAATGATTATTATGGTTTACCGGATAAAACCATCGTCGGCCAGCATGCAATATTTGATCAAGCGGTATTGGATACCCCAGAAATAGACGCTGCCTACCTGCAACAACAAGACGAACAGCCTTGGCAAGTGGTGCTTAAACGTTTTAATGCACTGTCGATTATTGGGTACCCTTTCAACCCGCTTGATGTGGTTGGTTGGCATGGCGATGTGTCGGTAGTCAGGATCAATTGGCAAGATATTCGCCCGTTAATGAGCCACCGTTTTCACCTGCCCCCCTCTGCGCATTCCACTTTTGTGACCAGTCGATTTGTGGTGTGTACTTTCGTGCCCAGACCAATGGAAACCGATCCGGGCGCATTGAAAGTGCCCTTTTACCACAACAATGATGACTTTGATGAAGTTATCTTTTATCACCAAGGCGAGTTCTTTAGTCGCGACAATATTGAACCCGGTATGTTGACCTTCCACCCTTGTGGTTTTACGCATGGCCCTCATCCTAAAGCCTATCGCGCCGGTTGTAAGTCTCAGCGCAAAGCAACAGATGAAGTAGCGGTCATGATTGATACTCGCGATGGCCTGGATATTGGATCCCTGATGCAAGATGTGGAATGGCACGGTTATGTTGAAAGCTGGAAAGAATGA
- the hppD gene encoding 4-hydroxyphenylpyruvate dioxygenase, giving the protein MDHAYDDTKQLFSNPAGTEGFEFVEFSSPDPKQLAMLFQQLGFHPHAQHKTRPLTWFKQGDIHFLVSTEGRGFASEFAKQHGPSACAMGFKVTDADKAYQHALNREAKPCKRKILEFGVPAIYGIGESLLYLVDDEVRKRLYQEQFQLTGETEDAATSAGLTYIDHLTHNVQCGHMDPWAEFYERVFNFREIRYFDIKGSMTGLRSRAMTSPCGNLRIPINESSDNKSQIEEFLQEYHGEGIQHIALGTDDIYQTVSTLRANGIEFLDIPDTYYDMITERLPGHHEAIEQLRKNRILIDGHIESGKLVLLLQIFTKTVIGPIFFEIIQRKGDEGFGEGNFQALFESIERDQLARGVLSTKYK; this is encoded by the coding sequence ATGGACCACGCGTATGATGATACTAAACAGCTGTTTAGTAATCCTGCGGGGACCGAAGGCTTCGAATTTGTCGAATTCTCGTCTCCCGATCCAAAACAGCTTGCCATGCTTTTCCAACAGTTGGGGTTTCATCCTCATGCCCAGCACAAAACACGCCCGTTAACTTGGTTCAAACAAGGTGATATCCATTTTTTAGTCAGTACAGAAGGTCGTGGTTTTGCCTCTGAATTTGCTAAACAACATGGTCCTTCCGCCTGTGCCATGGGTTTTAAAGTCACCGATGCTGATAAAGCCTATCAACATGCGTTAAACCGTGAAGCCAAACCGTGTAAGCGTAAAATTCTGGAGTTCGGGGTACCGGCTATTTACGGTATTGGCGAAAGCCTGCTGTATTTAGTCGATGATGAGGTGAGGAAACGGCTTTATCAGGAACAGTTTCAATTAACGGGCGAAACTGAAGATGCAGCTACATCGGCAGGGCTCACTTATATCGACCACCTGACTCACAATGTGCAATGTGGACATATGGATCCGTGGGCTGAATTTTATGAGCGCGTCTTTAACTTTCGAGAAATCCGTTATTTTGATATTAAAGGTTCCATGACCGGGTTGCGCAGCCGCGCCATGACCAGCCCGTGCGGAAATCTGCGCATTCCCATTAATGAAAGCAGCGATAACAAGTCACAAATTGAAGAATTCTTGCAGGAGTACCACGGCGAAGGGATCCAACATATCGCCTTAGGCACAGATGATATTTATCAGACTGTTTCGACGTTAAGGGCTAACGGTATCGAGTTTTTGGATATCCCCGACACCTATTACGACATGATCACAGAACGTTTGCCCGGTCATCATGAAGCGATTGAGCAACTAAGAAAAAATCGTATTCTCATTGATGGCCATATCGAATCGGGCAAATTAGTCCTTTTACTGCAGATCTTCACCAAGACCGTGATCGGCCCTATCTTCTTCGAAATTATCCAACGTAAAGGGGATGAAGGATTTGGCGAAGGTAATTTTCAAGCTTTATTCGAATCCATTGAAAGAGACCAGCTTGCGCGCGGTGTACTTTCGACAAAATATAAATAA
- the alaE gene encoding L-alanine exporter AlaE, which translates to MKINRLWLADTLALMSFTIVTGMFIEVAIIGMTLQQSIMSRVLCQPVNILTGRMYGIYRDKIIARLSRSKSNKGRQVAGDIIANITFQLPLYIVILLSVGMDIPSIAKAAMIQTLALLVLGAPYGYWLTIIRKFLHATTEPVLKVRT; encoded by the coding sequence ATGAAAATTAACCGTCTATGGCTGGCTGATACTTTAGCCTTGATGTCTTTTACTATTGTTACTGGCATGTTTATCGAGGTGGCTATTATCGGCATGACCTTGCAACAATCCATCATGTCGCGGGTATTGTGTCAACCGGTGAATATTTTAACCGGTCGTATGTATGGGATTTATCGTGATAAAATTATCGCTAGATTAAGTCGCAGTAAATCGAATAAAGGGCGACAAGTAGCCGGTGATATAATTGCTAATATCACTTTTCAATTGCCGTTGTATATCGTCATTTTACTGAGTGTCGGCATGGATATACCGAGTATTGCTAAGGCAGCTATGATCCAAACGTTGGCGCTATTGGTACTTGGCGCACCTTATGGCTACTGGTTGACAATAATACGTAAATTCTTGCATGCGACGACAGAACCGGTATTGAAAGTCAGAACTTAA
- a CDS encoding YecA family protein: MKVGRNDQCPCGSGKKYKRCCMDAAAKQHTEILDDISQTMAMNPNLSIDDLNLVIQRKTAERNNRPNEDFCGLTPTQMANWLYAPFSELKDVNITTPEDLATSPVMQYLALLLEDAMQQAGSIKATAKGNLPTKLVKQASALLPEFAVAKYQTLPSISEYTGSNEDKFNALHYTRVLAELAGILYLKGGRFHVKKVAQKQYQQQGISAFFLPMLEAATSQYNWGYMDAWSSDIDVRTFWVFMLWRLQTHGSMETLSDEVCRAFPDLLKSLPREDHLSSQEQLATIIESRFVTRFLQFWGFVTLDPRMYVDGVKVPRDLQVQPLLKQSFAFNVRD; encoded by the coding sequence ATGAAAGTAGGACGCAATGACCAATGCCCCTGTGGTAGTGGTAAAAAATACAAACGCTGCTGTATGGACGCGGCAGCAAAACAACATACAGAAATACTCGATGACATCAGCCAAACCATGGCAATGAATCCGAACCTCAGCATCGATGATTTGAATCTGGTCATTCAGCGTAAAACGGCTGAGCGTAATAACCGCCCTAATGAGGATTTTTGTGGCCTCACACCAACGCAAATGGCCAACTGGTTGTATGCACCGTTTAGCGAATTAAAGGACGTTAATATCACTACGCCTGAGGACTTGGCAACCAGTCCGGTAATGCAGTATTTGGCTTTGCTCTTAGAAGACGCAATGCAGCAAGCTGGCTCGATAAAAGCCACCGCAAAAGGCAATCTTCCCACCAAACTGGTTAAGCAAGCCAGCGCGTTATTACCAGAATTTGCAGTGGCTAAATATCAGACTTTGCCGAGCATTAGCGAATACACAGGCAGTAACGAAGATAAATTTAATGCGCTGCATTATACCCGTGTATTAGCAGAACTCGCCGGGATCCTGTATTTAAAAGGCGGGCGTTTTCATGTGAAAAAAGTCGCGCAAAAACAATATCAACAGCAGGGTATTAGCGCGTTCTTCCTGCCGATGTTAGAGGCAGCTACTAGCCAATATAACTGGGGCTACATGGATGCATGGTCTTCTGATATTGATGTGCGTACGTTCTGGGTGTTTATGCTCTGGCGTCTGCAAACGCATGGTTCAATGGAGACATTAAGTGATGAAGTGTGTCGTGCTTTTCCCGATTTATTAAAGTCGCTGCCAAGAGAGGATCATCTTTCATCTCAGGAGCAGTTAGCGACTATCATTGAGTCTCGTTTTGTAACACGATTTTTGCAATTCTGGGGTTTTGTCACGCTTGATCCGAGAATGTATGTTGATGGGGTCAAAGTACCGCGAGACCTACAGGTTCAGCCGTTACTCAAACAAAGCTTCGCGTTTAACGTCAGGGATTAA
- a CDS encoding PTS sugar transporter subunit IIA: protein MSLFDLIGNDGIVITTEENLTVDAALDLTCSTLLASGKIETSYVDAIKAAHKKIGPYYVLAPRMRVQKMA from the coding sequence ATGAGTCTGTTTGATTTAATTGGTAATGACGGCATTGTTATTACGACTGAGGAAAACCTGACTGTCGATGCAGCATTAGATTTGACCTGCTCGACATTGTTGGCTAGCGGTAAAATTGAAACCAGTTATGTGGATGCAATTAAAGCTGCACATAAAAAAATTGGTCCGTATTATGTATTAGCACCCCGCATGCGCGTCCAGAAGATGGCGTGA
- a CDS encoding PTS sugar transporter subunit IIA encodes MNEAALQVTGVDLGSTDNGDVYFSITLAAMDSDSHINTIMKLAELFQNDDDIEAIIAADNNADIIEILKKY; translated from the coding sequence GTGAATGAAGCGGCATTACAAGTTACCGGTGTGGATCTGGGTTCGACAGATAATGGTGATGTGTACTTCTCGATCACATTAGCGGCAATGGATTCAGACAGCCATATTAATACCATCATGAAACTTGCTGAGTTATTCCAAAACGATGATGATATTGAAGCTATTATCGCAGCGGACAATAACGCTGACATTATCGAGATACTTAAAAAATACTAA
- a CDS encoding helix-turn-helix domain-containing protein, which translates to MDTIENITKLLSDRRKELGMEQADMYMRIGMKQQQYQRIEAGSDIKLSTLLRVLEGLDLELSITPKNKSKHLQQTKLENIDSIQSLEDDTDDLDFWFGSEDNK; encoded by the coding sequence ATGGATACGATTGAGAATATTACTAAGCTACTTAGCGATAGACGTAAAGAACTTGGCATGGAACAAGCTGATATGTATATGCGTATTGGTATGAAGCAGCAGCAGTACCAGCGTATTGAAGCAGGCAGTGATATTAAGCTTTCAACATTATTGCGTGTGTTGGAAGGACTTGATCTTGAACTTTCAATTACTCCGAAGAATAAATCAAAGCACCTTCAGCAAACTAAATTAGAAAATATTGATAGTATTCAGTCATTAGAAGATGATACCGACGACCTCGATTTCTGGTTTGGCTCTGAGGATAACAAATGA
- a CDS encoding type II toxin-antitoxin system HipA family toxin, with the protein MSKQIEQVEGLNISLHGVNIAVIAHYAGGKNILSFNPEFVATPESERPVFSLRQIIDPNYLFKLQIRTEKIPPVLSNLLPEGILRDLTAKSLNCHPNNEFSILAYLGLNLPGAIIATPIKAGDLPLWALEHRLSTEPVQIEVRHANTKFSLAGVQMKFSSSHLDGRYHIDQELTGDMWIIKTPSTVHKGVPVNEYTCMRLAESVGVSVPAIRLIKLDELDGLPNIRLPDEEFAYGIQRFDRSAEGRIHTEDFAQVFGLYPSDKYQKVNCELLASALYRASHERLHDIQEMARRLLLNILLGNGDAHLKNWTMIYPDGRTPRLSPLYDVVFTIPYITDDKLALNMSGSKQWYEMTLAHFERWTKDAKLPWPAIKPHLLETIKIARATWPEMLNTLPMQDEHKEALRTHWQKLQADFRIYK; encoded by the coding sequence ATGAGCAAACAAATAGAGCAGGTCGAAGGATTAAATATTAGTTTGCACGGCGTTAATATTGCGGTTATTGCGCATTATGCAGGAGGTAAAAACATCCTCAGTTTTAACCCTGAATTTGTGGCGACACCAGAAAGTGAAAGACCTGTATTTTCATTACGCCAAATTATTGATCCTAACTATTTATTTAAGCTGCAAATTAGAACTGAAAAAATACCACCTGTATTATCAAATTTACTTCCCGAAGGTATTCTACGAGATTTGACGGCTAAGTCGTTAAATTGTCATCCGAATAATGAATTCTCTATTTTAGCCTATTTAGGATTAAACCTACCCGGTGCCATTATTGCTACTCCAATTAAAGCGGGCGATTTACCACTTTGGGCTTTAGAGCATCGTTTGTCTACAGAACCAGTACAAATAGAAGTTAGGCATGCTAATACTAAGTTTTCTTTAGCGGGTGTACAAATGAAGTTTTCTTCATCTCATCTGGATGGCCGTTATCATATTGATCAAGAGTTAACGGGTGATATGTGGATCATCAAAACACCTTCTACTGTGCATAAGGGGGTGCCAGTAAATGAATATACCTGTATGAGATTGGCTGAATCTGTCGGTGTTAGTGTCCCTGCAATACGGTTAATTAAATTAGATGAGTTAGATGGTTTACCTAATATTCGATTACCGGATGAAGAATTTGCTTATGGTATTCAGCGTTTCGACCGCAGTGCTGAGGGACGAATTCATACCGAAGATTTTGCGCAAGTATTTGGTTTGTATCCATCTGATAAATACCAAAAAGTGAATTGCGAGCTGCTAGCGAGTGCTTTGTATCGAGCTAGTCATGAGCGATTACATGATATTCAAGAGATGGCTCGCAGGTTGTTACTTAATATATTATTGGGAAATGGCGATGCACACTTAAAAAACTGGACCATGATTTATCCTGATGGCCGTACGCCGCGGTTATCGCCGTTATACGATGTGGTTTTCACTATTCCCTATATTACTGATGATAAGTTAGCGTTAAATATGTCAGGCTCTAAACAATGGTATGAGATGACGTTAGCGCATTTTGAGCGCTGGACTAAAGATGCAAAACTACCTTGGCCTGCTATAAAACCACATTTACTTGAGACGATTAAGATAGCAAGAGCAACGTGGCCTGAAATGTTAAATACGTTACCTATGCAGGATGAACATAAAGAAGCGTTGAGGACACATTGGCAGAAGTTGCAGGCTGATTTTCGTATTTATAAATAA
- a CDS encoding YecA family protein, whose protein sequence is MKVGRNDQCPCGSGKKYKRCCMDATVKQHTEILDDISQTMAMNPNLSIDDLNLVIQRKTAERNNRPNEDFCGLTPTQMANWLYAPFSELKDVNITTPEDLATSPVMQYLALLLEDAMQQAGSIKATAKGNLPTKLVKQASALLPEFAVAKYQTLPSISEYTGSNEDKFNALHYTRVLAELAGILYLKGGRFHVKKVAQKQYQQQGISAFFLPMLEAATSQYNWGYMDAWSSEVDVRTFWVFMLWRLQTHGSMETLSDEVCRAFPDLLKSLPREDHFSSQEQLATIIESRFITRFLQFWGFVTLDPRMYVDGVKVPRELQVQPLLTHSFTFNINY, encoded by the coding sequence ATGAAAGTAGGACGCAATGACCAATGCCCCTGTGGTAGTGGTAAAAAATACAAACGTTGCTGTATGGACGCGACAGTAAAACAACACACAGAAATACTCGATGACATCAGCCAAACCATGGCAATGAATCCGAACCTCAGCATCGATGATTTGAATCTGGTCATTCAGCGTAAAACGGCTGAGCGTAATAACCGCCCTAATGAGGATTTTTGTGGCCTCACACCAACGCAAATGGCCAACTGGTTGTATGCACCGTTTAGCGAATTAAAGGACGTTAATATCACTACGCCTGAGGACTTGGCAACCAGTCCGGTAATGCAGTATTTGGCTTTGCTCTTAGAAGACGCAATGCAGCAAGCTGGCTCGATAAAAGCCACCGCAAAAGGCAATCTTCCCACCAAACTGGTTAAGCAAGCCAGCGCGTTATTACCAGAATTTGCAGTGGCTAAATATCAGACTTTGCCGAGCATTAGCGAATACACAGGCAGTAACGAAGATAAATTTAATGCGCTGCATTATACCCGTGTATTAGCAGAACTCGCCGGGATCCTGTATTTAAAAGGCGGGCGTTTTCATGTGAAAAAAGTAGCGCAAAAACAATATCAACAGCAGGGTATTAGCGCGTTCTTCTTGCCTATGTTAGAGGCAGCTACTAGCCAATATAACTGGGGCTACATGGATGCATGGTCTTCAGAGGTCGATGTGCGTACGTTCTGGGTGTTTATGCTCTGGCGTCTGCAAACTCATGGTTCAATGGAGACATTAAGTGATGAAGTGTGCCGTGCTTTTCCCGACTTATTAAAGTCGCTGCCAAGGGAGGATCATTTTTCATCTCAGGAGCAGTTAGCGACTATCATTGAGTCTCGTTTTATAACGCGATTTTTGCAATTCTGGGGTTTTGTCACGCTTGATCCGAGAATGTATGTTGATGGGGTCAAAGTACCGCGAGAGCTACAGGTTCAGCCACTGCTGACTCACAGTTTTACGTTTAACATTAATTATTAA
- a CDS encoding virulence RhuM family protein gives MSNNLIPNAPSGEFFLFKSADGQTKVECRLENDTLWLNLNQLSTLFGRDKSVISKHFKNIYDDAELVQKATIAKYATVQIEGEREVTRLLEYYNLDAIFAIGYRVRSPQGIQFRQWATKTLQSYLVKGFVMDDERLKQPNSSAYFEELLNRIRDIRSSEKIFWRKVCDIYATSIDYDGKTQSSIHFFSQVQNKMHWAAHGHTAAEVVHQRIDANKPHLGLTNYPGKDSGKEPIRKEVIVGKNYLSVDELETLNRLVTSYLEFAELQARNGKLMKMADWANKLNDFLKLSDFDVLTHAGEISAEQAKQKAKQEYDKFRRVIDLKPSQVDQDLADAVKTLTNKKQ, from the coding sequence ATGAGTAATAATTTAATACCCAATGCGCCTAGTGGAGAGTTTTTTCTATTTAAGAGCGCTGACGGACAAACTAAAGTTGAGTGTCGACTTGAAAATGATACGTTATGGCTGAACCTTAACCAGTTATCTACTTTATTTGGACGCGACAAGTCTGTTATCTCTAAGCACTTTAAAAATATTTATGATGACGCTGAATTAGTACAAAAAGCAACCATTGCAAAATATGCAACAGTTCAAATAGAGGGTGAGAGAGAGGTAACGAGGCTACTTGAGTATTATAACTTAGACGCAATTTTTGCTATTGGTTACAGAGTTCGTTCCCCTCAAGGCATTCAATTTAGACAATGGGCAACTAAAACCTTGCAATCGTATTTGGTTAAAGGTTTTGTTATGGATGACGAGCGCTTAAAACAGCCCAACTCTAGCGCTTACTTTGAAGAATTACTTAATCGTATTCGCGATATTCGTTCTTCAGAAAAAATATTCTGGCGGAAGGTATGTGATATCTACGCAACCAGTATCGACTATGACGGTAAAACACAATCAAGTATCCATTTTTTTTCTCAAGTTCAAAATAAAATGCATTGGGCAGCCCATGGCCATACAGCTGCTGAAGTAGTTCACCAACGTATTGATGCCAATAAACCTCATTTAGGCTTAACAAATTATCCAGGTAAAGATTCTGGTAAAGAACCTATACGCAAAGAAGTGATAGTCGGCAAAAATTATTTGTCTGTAGATGAACTTGAAACATTAAACCGTTTGGTAACCTCTTACCTTGAATTTGCAGAGCTGCAAGCGCGTAACGGTAAATTAATGAAGATGGCTGATTGGGCAAATAAGTTAAATGATTTTCTTAAATTAAGTGATTTTGATGTATTGACTCATGCCGGAGAAATATCGGCAGAACAAGCAAAGCAAAAAGCCAAACAAGAGTACGATAAATTTAGACGGGTGATTGATTTAAAACCAAGCCAAGTTGATCAAGATTTAGCAGATGCGGTGAAAACGTTAACGAATAAAAAACAATAA